The following DNA comes from Amycolatopsis albispora.
TCAGCACGATCGAGGTGAACCGGTTCGCGTCCTGGCTCACCAGCGGGGACAGGACCTGGTAGGCCCGCGTCAGGCTGTCGTAGATGGCGGTGCCGCCGTCGGCGGTCAGCCCGTCGGCGAACGCCCTGACCCGGTCCAGCTCCGGCTGCGGGTCCTGCTCCGGCACGGTGAACGTGCGTGGCTCGTCCGGCGCGGTGTCGAAGGGCAGCATGGTGATCTCTTCGCGGCTGCGGAACTTCCGGTACCGCCCGGTCAGCGATCCGTCGGCACCGGTGAGCCCGGTCAGCGCCGTGCGCAGCGCGGCGATCCGGTCGCCCGCCATCGAGCCCGAGGTGTCGAGCACGTACAGCGTGCGCGACGGCCGCCGGATCTTGTCGAAGTAGGCGGACAGCAGCGCGTCGAAGGCTTCCTGCGTGGCCGGGAACGGCAGTTCCACGAGGCTCTGCTGCCCGAACGACGGCCCGAGCGGCACCCCGGGCACCACCGGCCGGCGCTGCGTGGTCTCCATGATCCGGCGCTGTGTTTCCGGCGTGCGCAGGTGTTCGGTCAGCTTCTGGTACGCCGAGCGTGCGTCGTCACCGGTGTTGTTCAGCAGGGTGAGCGGGTAGTCGGCGGTCACCACGCCGTCGCTGGGGTAGATCAGCGTAAGCGGTTCGGGCAGCCGCCCGCTCGCGTTCATCGACAGCAGCACCGATTCGTAGTTGATCAGACCGTCCACCTTGGCCCCCGGTTCCTGCCCGGTGGCCCGCCGCTGGTAGGCCTCCGACAGCCAGCCGGACGAGCCCGCGGACAGCGCCTGCGCGGTGAAGAACTCGGTCAGTGCCGGGGTCACCGCGCCGATCTGCTCGGCGTTGATCGCGCTGCCGGTGCCCGCCAGCGCCGACGCCACCCCGACCAGCGCGGAGAAGCCCGAGTTGGACGCCGACGGATCGGTCATGCCGTAGCTGAACGCCCGGTTGCCTGCCTGCTCGGCGATCTCCGCCCAGCTGACCGGCCTGCCCGCCCAGCCGAGGCGCTGGGCCGCGGAGGTGGCCAGCCCGAGCACCACCGGCGAGTTCATGATCTTCGTCTGGTTGCCGAGCCTGCTCGCCGCGCCGGGAACCCCCTGCGGATACCGGTTCGACGAGAACCAGACCGCGTCGAACTTGCCGTCGGCACCACCGTTCGCGAGCAGTTCGGTGCCCTCCAGGGTGCCGGTGAAGCTGAAGTTCACCGTGACCCCGGTGGCCTTCGCGGCTTCCGCGAGCACCGGCTTCAGGTCCTCGAGCTCGCTGCCCGCGAGCACGCGCAGCGTGCCCGGCTGCGGTGGCCCGGCCGGCTGCTCCGGCTCGGCACCGGTGGTCTCGCAGGCCGCGAGCACCCCGGCACACGCCACCGCGGTGACGAGTGCGATCAGCTTCCTCATCAGGCCCCCTCGGCCGGTTCTCGCCCGTCCACCGCCGCGTCGTGCGACCGGCGCAGGTAGTCCTCGGCCCGGCGGATCTCGCCCGACAGCGACTCGACCGTGGTCGCCATCGTGCGCACCGCGCCCGCCTTGAACGTCTCGATCGCGTCGATCGAGGCGTAGATCCGGTCGAAGGACAGCCGGATCGTCTCCACGCCGACCGCCGGATCGGTGCCGGCCCGGCGAACCTCCTCGCTCTGCAGCGCGAGCAGTTCGCTGTTCGCCCGGAGCAGCCCGTCCGTGGTGGCCTGCAGCGCGCCGATCTCGTCGAGCACGTCGCGCTGCCCGGCGAGCGCACCGCTGACCAGCAGCGCCACCCGCAACGCGGACACCGTCGTCGACACCGCCCGTTCGACACCACGGATCAGCTCGTCGTTGGTGCGCCGGATCAGGTCCAGCGCGAGATAACCCTGCGCGCTCACGGCGAGCTGGGTGAGCAGGTCCTGGTGCCGCTGCCGGATCGGGTGCAGCACGTCGGCCCGCAGCGCGTTCGCGTGTGCCGGGTCGGTGAGGTCGAAGACCTCGGCCTGGCGGTCGATCGCGTTGTCCACGGCCGCGGCGAAGGCCGCCGTCTCGGCCAGCTTGCCCATGGTCTGCCACAGGCGTTCCCGTTCGCCCTGGAGTACGGCGTTGTCCCGCCGCAGCACGTCCTGACGTGCCCGCAGCTCGACCACGAGCGCGTTCACCGGTTCGTTCGCCGCGCGGTACCGGTCCAGCGCCTTCTTCGCCGCGCCCGCCATCGGGAACATGCCGAGCAGTTTGCGGCCGGTCAGTGGCAGCTTCGCCGGATCCAGTTCGGCGACGGTCCGGCGCAGCCCGGCCAGGCTCACGGTGACTTGTTGCTGAGGGGAGGCGATTTCGCCACGCGTACCGGAGAGCGCACGCGCCGACCGGTCCAGCAACGCGCCGGCCACCGACGCCGCGGCCCGCATGTCGGCCTCGCCCACCGCGAGCAGTTCGTCGAGCACGGTGGTGAACTGTGGTGACCGGACGTCCAGTTCCCGCAACCGCTCGGCGAAGTGCGCGGCCCGCTCTTCCGCGGCGGCCTTCCTGTCTTCGGTCAGCGTGATCAGTCCGGCGGCCCGCTCCGCGGGCACGGCGGCCACCGCTTCGGGTGGCGTGAGTTCGAAGGCGTCCATTCAGTACTGCTTCTGCACCGCGTCGAGCATCCGCTCGAGCGTCTCGAACGAGGGCGGTTCCACGGTGTCGACCAGCTCGGCGGGCACCGGTGCGTTCGCCGCGGCGACCACCTCGCCGAACAACCGCGGATCGTTGGTGCGGAAGCCGAAGGTGGCCGCCAGCTTCCCCAGTTCCGGATCGCTGGTGAGCAGCTGGCCGATCCGATCCCCGTTGGGGGACAACGGAACCAGCGTGTGCTTGGAGTAGACGGTCGGCGCGGGGTATAGCAGGCGCATGTCGGCCCTGATCGAGCCGTCGCCCCGGACCAGCCGGTCCACGAACTGCGATTCGTAGATCAGCGCCATCGGCGTTTTGCCCATGCCCGCGGCCAGGTAGTCCTCGAACGGGCCCTCCGTGCTGTTCTGCGTGTAACCCTGGTCGAGGAACAGCTTGGACAGTTCCGGCAGCACCTTCGCCTCGGCCTCCGGCGAGTTGACCACGTTGTTCCCGTTGGCCACGAAGGAAACCAGCGACAGGTACATCGCGGCCGAATTGGACTCGCGGGGATCGGTGGTGGTGAGCAGGACGTTCTTGCGCGCGGGGAAGGCGGTGTTGCCGGGCAGCTGGTCCCAGCGGGTGTTCGCGCGGGTCAGTTCGAGGTACTTCGCCACGTCGAGCACCTGGTAGTCGCCCGGGCCCTGGCGCACCACGCCGTTGGCGGTGAGCAGCGCGACGATCGGCTCGAAGGTGGCGACCGCCATCGGCGACTGGAACGGCGTGTACACCCCGGTGACCGCGCGGTCCCGCTGGATGCGCTGCGCGGCGGGCGAGGAGGAGGGAAAGGCGAACTCGTAGCCGCCCAGGTCCACGCTCGTCGCGAGCTGCCGCGAACCAGCCGTGTCGACTTCTACTTTGAGCCCGTGCTTGGCGAAGGCGTCGGCCACGCGCTGATCGGAGAAGAAGGCGAGCTTCTCCGAGCCGATCACCCCCTTGACCGTGGTCAGCCCGCCCGCTTGCGTGGACGGCTCGTCCGGCCCGCCGAACACGATCACGCCCGCCACGGCCAGGACCAGCACCACCGCGGCCGCGATGGACAACCGGCGTTTCACTCGTGCGTCTCCCCAGGTCGTTCCCCCGTGCGGACGATCCTTCATCGCCCGCGACTCGTTTGACGCGCGAGCCGCCCAGCGGGAGGTGAATGCTTGGTGAACGAACGGTGCCGGTCGTCGTGGGCTTTGCGATCATGGCCGGGTGCGAGGGACGGACGAGGGAGAACCGGCGGTCACCGCCGAGCCACGGGACGACGATCTCGGCGAGCTCGTCGCGGCGCTGGTCGCCAGCCGCCCTTCGACGTTGCCACCGGAGAACCGCGAGAAGCTGGCGTCCTTCGTCCGCGGTGAGCACGGCGAACTGCTGGGCGGCATCGCCGGGCACACCGGCTACGGGTGGCTGTTCATCGCGCAGTTGTGGGTCGCCGAATCGATGCGCGGCCGGGGATTCGGTTCGTCCCTGCTGCGTGCCGCCGAGAACGAGGGCCGGCGGCGGGGTTGCCGGTCGGCGTGGCTGGACACCTACAGCTTTCAGGCCAGGCCGTTCTACGAAGCGCACGGTTATCGGGTATTCGGTGAGCTGCCGGGCTTTCCGGCGGGTTATCGCAAGCTGTTCTTGGCCAAGGCGCTTTGACGCCGGTCGAGCGCAACTACGACCAGGATGGTCACGCCGACCAGCACGGAGGCGAGCGCCAGCGGGCTCGCCAGTGGAGCGGACAGCACCAGCGCCACACCCGGGCCGATGCGCCAGCGCCCATGCCGCCACACCTCGCGGGTCGCAGTCACCAGCGTCACCGCCGCGGCGGCCAGCACCGGCAGCAGCACCAGTGAGAAGATCGCGAGGTAACCGTGGCGATCGTCGTCGGAGATGACTGCCTCGTTGCCGCTCAGCAGCAGCACGACCCGGAGCACCGACCAGGCCGTCAGGGCCAGCCCGGCCACCAGCAGGCCGCGCCGCAGCAGCGAGGTGTCGTTTTCGACCATGCCGCATGTTAAACACAGCCCCACGGGGAAGCGCCCGTTGTTGCGTAGCCGTGCCGGAAATCCGCACAGCCGCGTAACCGCACTCGGCCATCGCTTTCCTCCGTCCGGGGATTTTGCTTGCGTGGCCAAGTCTTGCCCGGTGGGTGCGGCGGCCACATCGTTCTTACGTCGATGCCACCTCCTACTAAAGAGACAGCCATCCGCATCTTTGGTGGGAGAAGATTTTGTCCGTTCGTAGGAGGTGCCGCCCCGCCCCGACGAAGATGATGGTCCGGTGCCCGAAACTTCACCAAAACCGCTTGCGGTACCACGAAGCCCCCGCGATGGCGGGCGGTTCGGTCCGCGCCGGGCGGATCGCGTGCCAGCTCGCCGTCCACCGGGCCGGTGGCAGCGCGAGGGTCCGGCATACTTCCCGCGCCAGTCCCTCGGGCGTGCGGTCGCGCCACGGGGTGTCGACAAAAACCTGGTACTCGTCGTCGAACCGGAGAGCGACCACAAAGGTCTCGGGCTCGAGGCGGTCGTTGGCGACCCAGTCGGCGCGGAGGCCGTGGCGGCGCAGGTGCTCGTGGTCGATACCGGACAGCACGAGCCGCCCGGCCGTGCGCACCGGGGTTTCCCACGAGTGGTCGGCCGCGGCCCGCGCGACTTCCGCGTCGTACCGTGCGGCGGGGAAGGAAACGCCGTGCGGCATGGGCACTTGACCGTGCCACTCCCAGTGCACCAGGTCGCCGTCGCGGACGATGGTGACGTCGGTGGAGCCACAGCCGTAGACACCACAGGTGCAGCGCGCGATCGGCACGGTGCGGGGTTCGGCGGTGGCGATCAGCCGGTTCTCGGGCACGAGCAGGTCGTACGGGTCCATGCCGAGGCCGGCGCCGTCGGCGGTCACCTCGGTGCCGTTGATGTGGACGAGCACCTGGAAGTCACCGGCCGGGGCGGACGCCGGTGCCACGGCCAGCCACAGCGAGTCCGTACCGGGGCGGCGAGTGATCCCGCCACCCGCGGCGGCGAAGTAACCAGGCGGAATTTCGCCGGGGAGGGGGATGCCGAGTTCACGCAATGCCCGATCCGCCAGCTCGCCCAGGTGAGCGGTCGGGTCACGCTTCGAAGTACCGGCGAGTTCACGCAACGACGGCGAGTCCAGGCCGTCGACGAGTGCCGTGCAAGCCGCGGCGATCAGGTCGGCCGGGCCGCCGTCTGGCTCGGCGGCCCAGCGCGCGGCGGCATCGTGCAGCCGCTGCTCGGTGGTTCCGCTGTGCTCAGTCACGCCCAGCATCATCGAGGACCGGACGATAGCCCGCATCGGGATTTCCGATCCGGCCGAGCAACGCGGTGGTGGCCGCGCTCGGCAGGTCCGTGGTCACCGAGCCGGTTTCCCAGGCGGGCACCTGGCGGGGGAGCGGGATGAACCGGGCCTGGTCGGTCTTCAGCGAGAAGGTCTCCGGCACCAGTGCCACGCCGAGGCCGAAGGCGACCAGTTCGAGCAGCGAGTGCACGTCGGTGACCTCGAGCGCGACCTTGCGGTGCACCCCGGCTTCGGCGAGGACGGCGTCGGCGTGGTCCCGGGTGCCCCAACCGGGGTGGAAGTCGACAAAGCGGTCGCCCGCCAGCTCGGGCAGGCGCACCTCGGCCTGGTCGGCGAGCGGGTGCCCTGGCGCGCAGGCGAGCACCAGCCGTTCGGTGCCGAGCGGGGCGAACCGGAGGTCGTCGGGGCAGCGGGCCGGTTTGGCCACAAAAGCGAGGTCGAGGCCACCGGCCCGCACCTGGTCGAGCAGCTCGGTCGAGCCGCCGTGCCGCAGCCGGACGTCCAGGCCGGGGTGGGCGGTGACGAAGTCGCGGAGCAGCGCGGGCAGGTGCAGTGAGTGCAGGCACTGCAGTGAGCCGATGGCCAGGCTGCCGCGGACCAAACCCTGGACGGCGGCCACGGCGTCGCGGCCGGCGTCCGCCGCGGACAGCGTGCGCCGGGCCTCGGCCAGCAGCGCTTCCCCGGCGCCGGTCAGCCGTACCTGCCGGGTGCTGCGGCGGAACAGGGGAGCGCCGAGTTCCTTCTCCAGTGCCCGGATGGCGGCCGACAGTCCGGACTGCGCGACGTGCATGCGCCGCGCGGCCCTGGTGAAATGCGACTCCTCGGCGACGGCGACGAAGTACTCGAGCTGGCGGAGCTCCACGATTCATCACCCAGCCTGCTTAGTCGG
Coding sequences within:
- a CDS encoding toxic anion resistance protein — its product is MDAFELTPPEAVAAVPAERAAGLITLTEDRKAAAEERAAHFAERLRELDVRSPQFTTVLDELLAVGEADMRAAASVAGALLDRSARALSGTRGEIASPQQQVTVSLAGLRRTVAELDPAKLPLTGRKLLGMFPMAGAAKKALDRYRAANEPVNALVVELRARQDVLRRDNAVLQGERERLWQTMGKLAETAAFAAAVDNAIDRQAEVFDLTDPAHANALRADVLHPIRQRHQDLLTQLAVSAQGYLALDLIRRTNDELIRGVERAVSTTVSALRVALLVSGALAGQRDVLDEIGALQATTDGLLRANSELLALQSEEVRRAGTDPAVGVETIRLSFDRIYASIDAIETFKAGAVRTMATTVESLSGEIRRAEDYLRRSHDAAVDGREPAEGA
- a CDS encoding VWA domain-containing protein; the protein is MRKLIALVTAVACAGVLAACETTGAEPEQPAGPPQPGTLRVLAGSELEDLKPVLAEAAKATGVTVNFSFTGTLEGTELLANGGADGKFDAVWFSSNRYPQGVPGAASRLGNQTKIMNSPVVLGLATSAAQRLGWAGRPVSWAEIAEQAGNRAFSYGMTDPSASNSGFSALVGVASALAGTGSAINAEQIGAVTPALTEFFTAQALSAGSSGWLSEAYQRRATGQEPGAKVDGLINYESVLLSMNASGRLPEPLTLIYPSDGVVTADYPLTLLNNTGDDARSAYQKLTEHLRTPETQRRIMETTQRRPVVPGVPLGPSFGQQSLVELPFPATQEAFDALLSAYFDKIRRPSRTLYVLDTSGSMAGDRIAALRTALTGLTGADGSLTGRYRKFRSREEITMLPFDTAPDEPRTFTVPEQDPQPELDRVRAFADGLTADGGTAIYDSLTRAYQVLSPLVSQDANRFTSIVLMTDGANTDGSDAGAFEAALPGMPENVRGVPVFTVLFGESNADQMNRVATLTGGKVFDARDADLGKVFQEIRGYQ
- a CDS encoding LysR family transcriptional regulator — translated: MELRQLEYFVAVAEESHFTRAARRMHVAQSGLSAAIRALEKELGAPLFRRSTRQVRLTGAGEALLAEARRTLSAADAGRDAVAAVQGLVRGSLAIGSLQCLHSLHLPALLRDFVTAHPGLDVRLRHGGSTELLDQVRAGGLDLAFVAKPARCPDDLRFAPLGTERLVLACAPGHPLADQAEVRLPELAGDRFVDFHPGWGTRDHADAVLAEAGVHRKVALEVTDVHSLLELVAFGLGVALVPETFSLKTDQARFIPLPRQVPAWETGSVTTDLPSAATTALLGRIGNPDAGYRPVLDDAGRD
- a CDS encoding GNAT family N-acetyltransferase: MRGTDEGEPAVTAEPRDDDLGELVAALVASRPSTLPPENREKLASFVRGEHGELLGGIAGHTGYGWLFIAQLWVAESMRGRGFGSSLLRAAENEGRRRGCRSAWLDTYSFQARPFYEAHGYRVFGELPGFPAGYRKLFLAKAL